A genomic stretch from Blastocatellia bacterium includes:
- a CDS encoding MqnA/MqnD/SBP family protein, protein MTETLSLTIAHSPDPDDAFMFYALVQGKIETAPFHFSHVLQDIETLNRAALSGTYELTALSFHVYPYVADRYILLTCGSSMGARYGPILVARENISVTDLKKVRIAVPGTLTTAFLLLRLVEPEIRFVVVPFDRILDEVRYGRADVGLIIHEGQLTYSSLGLRKILDLGQWWEDQTHLPLPLGGNAIRRDLGESVIHHVSRLLRQSIEFALTHRDDALTYALQFGRGLSRELADRFVGMYVNALTLDCGASGRKAIETLFRMAYERGLIPAPCSPQFVE, encoded by the coding sequence ATGACTGAAACTCTTTCGCTCACCATCGCTCATAGCCCCGATCCCGACGATGCTTTCATGTTCTATGCCCTCGTCCAGGGGAAGATCGAGACCGCTCCCTTCCATTTCTCTCATGTCCTGCAGGACATCGAGACGCTCAACCGGGCTGCCCTTTCCGGAACCTACGAGCTGACGGCCCTCTCCTTTCACGTTTATCCTTACGTGGCAGACCGTTACATCCTGCTGACCTGCGGATCGAGCATGGGCGCGCGCTACGGGCCGATCCTGGTTGCCCGGGAGAATATCAGCGTCACCGATCTGAAGAAAGTTCGAATCGCGGTGCCGGGAACGCTCACGACGGCCTTTCTCCTGCTGCGACTGGTCGAACCGGAGATTCGTTTCGTCGTCGTCCCCTTCGATCGGATCCTTGACGAGGTGAGATATGGCCGAGCCGATGTCGGCCTCATCATTCATGAGGGACAGTTGACCTATTCATCACTTGGCTTGCGCAAAATTCTCGATCTCGGCCAATGGTGGGAGGATCAGACTCATCTTCCATTACCCCTTGGCGGGAATGCCATCCGACGTGATTTGGGGGAATCGGTCATCCACCACGTCAGCCGCCTCCTCCGCCAGAGCATCGAATTCGCCCTGACTCATCGGGATGATGCCCTGACCTACGCCCTCCAATTTGGCCGAGGACTGTCGCGAGAGCTGGCGGACCGGTTCGTCGGCATGTACGTGAACGCCTTGACGCTTGACTGTGGGGCCAGCGGCAGAAAGGCCATCGAGACCCTCTTTCGGATGGCATATGAGCGGGGACTCATCCCTGCGCCCTGCTCTCCCCAGTTTGTGGAATAA